The stretch of DNA CTGGTTTCTCTTAGGTAGTAGATAAATGGCAAGAATTACCATCTttaacatctataaaatggagttgTTTAGTAATACCTACTTTGCAATGTAGTTGTAAaaagtggggggtttggagggatgCCTTTGGCTTAcagtagatatttaataaatggcACTGTTATTAGTCCTGTCTTTGCTAAGTGTTAACACATCCAAATTTCATCAGTCACATCTACAGGTACAGGTAAAATGGGAGAGTATTTCTATGCTATTTTGCTGCCCTAAGGATCGCAGTGGCAACTAGAGATAATTCTATAGGCCCTTGCTTGTGTTTTGGAATTGTGTAAAATCACACACAACATGTTGGAAGCCAGGAATGCTCAAGTGAAACATACTATACTTGGGGGCAGGGACTCGGGTTCTAGTCTTGGTGCTGCCTTTGGCTAACCTAGTGACTGCAGGCAAACCACCCAAGTAATCTGATCCTTGGGTGCACACATAGAGGGTGAGAAAATACAGATGTGAGAAATTATCACTGTTACTGTTCCTCACAGGTAAAGCCAGTCTTCCCATGTTAAACTCTGGAACCCAGCAAAGTCCTTGACATATAGTGGACACTCagtatttctgtttgtttaatGAATTATAAACTGCCcagaagtcctttttttttttttttttttttttttaaatttgacagagagagatcacaagcaggcggagaggcagtgggggatgggggaggcaggctccccaccaagcagagctccatccatgcggggctccatccaaggaccttgagatcacgacccgagtcccaagcctcagccacccaggcgccctcagaagTCCTCTTTTAATTCATTAGTAATCTTTCCTGCCCATAAGCTTACAGCTTCAGTCTCAGTCTGGTTTGCTGGATCCCTGGGCCTGTGTCCCCAAGTATTTATCTGTATTCCATACCTACCTTAACATATTCAGAAATGTTATTTGAATACAgctgaaagcaggaaaaaactgGCAGTGAAGTGTAGAAAAGCGGCTCATCTGTATATAGCAGCTGCAGGGGACAGGAGTAGTTTTACAGTCCCCTCTGGCTTGGTTACCACTTTCCCTATTATTCTATGTATTTTTCCATAGGCTGTATCCCCAGAGTGAAAGCGGCAAGCATTGTGGATGACCCTTCATGGCTAGTTAAGAATGTGAACAATGCCTTACAAGTCTCCTCCAAACGGGAGGTGGCAGGTGGAAAGCAGCAGGTAGAAACAGGGATGAGGGCCCTAGGCTAGGGAAGAAATCTTGAAATGGAATCTCTCGATAGTAGGGGACATCACATGTACCCTCCACCCTCAGACACACCGTTCGTGAGTTACAGTATTTGGTTTCTGACAGCTTTGGTAGAAAGAGGTTGAGAGAAGGGAGATGGAAGGAACCACAATGCTAATAGTCACCATCACTGTGCATTGCAATGAGTTGTTCTGAAACAAGAGCCCTGGCAAAGGGAGGGTGTTTTCCAGCTCTGCCATGAATCGAATCTTCTTCCTATGTTACACAGGGGCAACTGTGCCCATTATTCCCAATAccatctcccacccccaacttctgcttttcctttccctcccctccacatgCCCCATCCTTCCCCTGCAACCCGCAAAGTCTGACTAAAGGTTATTTCAGGCAAGCCTCACCCAATCACCCCAGCTGGGTTAGGGGTCCCTCTGCAGCCTTCAACTCACAGCTCTCTAATTTCTGGTTTACCTTCTTAATCTCTAGTTCACAAATATAGGACCCTTATCTTGCTCAGCATTCtgtccccaggtgccccaaacaccACACAATAGAAGACGCTCAGCAAATGTTTAATTTATTAAGTGTACTGGGGTAGAGTTCtaatttattgtattttcatttttctctagatACTATAATAGCTCACAAATAGAGATACaggtcagtcttttttctttatacaatATAGACAAAAAGCACTGGGAAGCTAGACACCGATCAGCTATTTTTTTCATGGTACCAGATGATCACATTGCTGAGGTCCTTGAAACCATTAACATACAGCAGTACCATGCTGCGTCATTTGTTCAAGATCACAGAACAAAATGTAAAGTTTTCGATCCACTTTACAAAACCAGCCAAACTCTACAATAAAATGCTACAGGAAAAAGTAGACCAGTCTCATTTATAAACATCAATTTAACAGtatgtaaaatgttaacaaaacatAGCAAGATACAAAACCTTTAGTTACACAAATACAACTTCTAATTAGCGACCTACCCCCAGTGATACTACTTATGACTCAGACAGTAGCTTTTTCATAACCAGGAGGACCTGGCTGCCCACTGTTCCACAAGTCCTCACCAGGGGTATATACCAGCCCTATCagtggccctggccctggccctggccctagCTCTCATACTGGCCTCCGCtctggccttggctctggccctgtCCGCCTCGTCTGCCAGGGCCTCACGGTACTGCACTGGCCAGTGCTGGGGTTCTTTCTTATGGAGCTTGGCCACGAACCCCAGAACTTTCATCTTGCTGATTTCCAGGTTGCTCCGGGGACCCCAAGAGAATTCGCATTCCGGCGGATTGGTGTGAGGCACCTGCCTGTAATTGAGGTATAGCTGCTGCACAAAATCTTCCATAATAAGTCTCTTTGGGTATCCAAAGAGGAAATGGTATTTTGAGGGACGCACTCCCAAACGACGTAGCATTTCCCAGACCTGTGTCTCCCTGGCACTATTACCTTTCATGTAGATAAGGCCCAAGATCATTATTAACAGACCCAATCTGGGGCCATCTCCTCCCagatcctcctcctccacctcctcctcctcctccagaggTTTGAGTTTGTTGACCAGGATGTAAGTGTGGTGCTTGCGGCCAAACTGTTTCAGCTCGAAACCAAAGACATACCGCAGATGCTCTGCGGCCCTTGCGATGATCTCAGGAAACAGATCCTTCAAGTCTCCGATTACATATTTCACCATCTCGGAGCGAGTGATGGGACTCTTCTTCTTGTCCTTCACCAGCAGGAACTGCACCAGCTCGGCCACCGTCCGATCCAGACGGCGGTAGGCCCTGCGCCGGGCCAAGGCTTTGGCTGCCAAGGTCCTCGCGCCTTTTGGGGTGAGGGCGGACGCCgtagccccctcctccctccgggCGCCAAGATCCTCATTGGGGCTCTCCTGCAGGAAGGGGCTCGGGACCTCTTTCTGAGAGGCGGTCAGGGCCTGGGTCTCACCGTCACGGCTGCCATCCTTCTCCCCCTCGGCCTGAGGGATGGGGAGAGCCCCGCTCTCGGGTTTCTGCAACATGTTTCAGGCAGGCAGGTGCAGAGCACGTACAAGGGCCAAGGGGCGTGCAAGCCGCTGCGCAAACCCCGGCGGAGGGGCGGGACAGAGCCTGGGGCAGCGGGAGGAGGACTAGGAGAGAGGTCTGAAAGGGCTTTCGGGATGCTGGACTGCACTGCGGAGGGCTCGAGACCGTTGCCGCAACGCCGCCGGCGCTGAAGACCTGCGCGCCGCCCCGGCGCAGCCTCAGTGTGCGCCCGCGCGCCGGTTCGCCGGACCACTTCCGGCCAGCTCAGCCAAGATGGTGGCCCGGGACCGAGCAAAGCCCCGCCCCTTCCGGCTCCCTCTGGGTTTGGGTTTACgtgcaggggaggtgggaggtgtgCTCCCAGCGTTGCGTTTCAGGCTCCAGAGCTGAAGGGGGCCAGCCCTGGATTTCTCATCCAAGGCTTGCAGGATGGGAAATGTTTCCGTGGACAAGGTTGAAATAGGGAAGGCGTTCTAGCCACGTCTTTTCAGCAAGTGCTTATTTTAAGTGTGTATCTAGGATTGATTTTGAGTGATTTTACTGGAAACTACTGGGAGTTTAAGCCAGGGAGTGCCTGGACCAGATCTCTATCTTCACAATCTTTCTCGTGGCAGCGTGGAGGATGGATTGGAAGTAGGGACGACCAAAAGCTGGGAATCCAGTTTGGAGCCTTATTGTAGTGCAGAATAGGAACTGAGACTTGGCTTCTCTTGTGCATTGCTGTATCCCCAGCTCTTAGAACGGTGCCTGGCACCTACAGGCTCCCCATAAGTATTATAAAATTGAGGATGAGGGAGTGAGGATAGCAGATTCTATAGGGGTGAAAGGAAAATCTGGCTGACAGAAATATTGACTGATGGAAGGATAGAGGAGACTCTTTGACCTAATCAAAACTAACTACTCCcatcactttttctctttttgcataTCCCCAGttcttccctctgtctcctcactttcccttccactcttctctctccctccttcccttcctttctttctctgtctcttttatttGGGgctcagcttaaatgtcaccaATCCAAAGCCTGCCTTAATCTCCCCGCATGGAAGTTACTTACTACTATCTCTGAATTACCATagcaatttacatttatttaacatcCACTTATATAGACCTTATTATGTACTAGGCTCTGTTCTAACCACTTTTCAgatattaatttgtttaattttcataGAGGTAttgttatcatccccattttatagatctgTCTTTCCCATGGCATTTGCTATTTGCTAGCTATGTAATCGTGGGCAAGTTACCTAAACTCCCTGCCTCTCAGTTACCTTATcagtaaaatgggtataatagtaACATTATGGGAATTATGTGAAGTAATGCATATAAAGTATTTAATACCGTGCTCAGCACATATggagtgttcaataaatgttagctattatttattgcatatttttaatgtgctgataCTGTGCTAAgtatttacatgtattaacttatCTAGTCATAACAGCCCTGCTAGATAAgtggtattattatccccattttataagtgAAGTAATACAGAAAGACGTTAAGTAACTTCCTCAACATCACATGACTGAGATTTGAACCATATAGGATGACTCAAAAGaccatgctcttaaccactatattaatagttttaaattattattattgaccATACTCTGCTtcgtattataattatttttgtgcTTATCTCATTACCTTCCAAAACTAAACATCCTAAAAGCTAAGGCTATGTCTTTAACTCTTGAAGAACGCCTCAGATTCAGCACTCAGTATATAATTGTCACTGAATAAATGACGaaaggcttttttccccccacaggaaataacatttattttaagtaaatatctGACAGTCATATTTTTCTAGATGTAATCATGAGCTCTTCACTTTAAAAACTTCTGAAAATGTATACCCACTTATAGTATCTGGcttaaaaaaaactcaaagtgTGTGAATGAAGAAGGATGTTTATTACAGTCCAGCTTGAGACTGTTACTAGTTTTCATTGTGCCAAACATTTTGCGTACAAtataatttcatcctcacaaatCCCTATTAAGAAGGTATTATTAcccttattttacaaatgggaaaagagTCACAGAAATCACCTGTCTCAAACCAATCAGCTGTTAAGAGTTGGACCAGAGATGAGAACTTAGATGTCTCTATTCCAAAGACCGTACTCATGACTGTCTTCACGTACTCGTGCTGGACTGCCTGGTTACCTGTTTCTCCTGAAGGTAGAGAGAACCACTCCTACCTAGAAGGACAGTGCTAGAGATAAAAAGAGCTCATTTACATATTTCCCTCAATTTAAGCATTGCCAAGAAGATAGGCAGGAGATAGACTCCTGGGAAGGAGCACACAGGAGATAACGCTGAACAAGGGACAAATTTGCAGTAATATGACTGGATTTTAGAAAATGAGTGAATAATGTAATACTacgcatcaaaaaaaaaaaagtaactactGATACAACATGGAAGAGTCCAGCAGccattatgttgagtgaaagaagaaagatatgACAATAGCACTCCATGTAACTGGATGTGCAAGACAGGTTAACCTAATCTATGGTGATAGAAATGAGAATAGTGGAGGTTTAGAGTGGGCTTGACTGGAAAGGGGTATGCAGGAACTTTCTGGGAgcgatggaaatgttctgtgtcttgaTTTGGGGGTAGCTATTTGTCAAAACTTGTCTAACTATACCCTTCATAGCTCTGCATCTCACAATATATAAATTGTAcctcaaaattatgaaaaaaagtatttgagtGACTTTATTTCTACCATTTGCCAATCCCTAGATGCTACAGTGTTCTACTGGAAGGCACCTAAGACAATCATTTTTAGTTTTGGTTGTGCCTACCTTATCAGGACTGGCAGACTTTGTAAACAATCCTTACGTAAGCTATTAAAAGGGAGGCAATGCATACCTCTTCgtttgggggaggggaacagcAAAACAAATACTTTGATGACTCTTGCCTTGAAACCTTCCTGAGGGATGATCTGTTGTAGCCTAGAATAGTTTTAGAAAGTCCACAGTGCTTAGCATTGTTTAGTATGCAGAAAGGGATAAAAGAGTTACACTGGAAAAGCAGAACGGCAGGATGAATTATCCTGGAAATGTCCAGCACTCTGTGGGTGTAGAAAAGGTGTGTCTTAGAACAAAGCCCTGAACTGGGTCAAAAGTCCTGAGGTCTGGTGCCCCTCCTCACCCACTCATTTTGTGACCTTGCACAGGACATTTAACCTCTTTGGGctactgtttcctcatctgtaggcCTGCCAACCCTTGCTTTGCCTGTCGCCACAGAATTATTTTGAGGTTAAGTAAGATTATAAATGTAAACATACTTTTAAAGTGCTCTAtcattaagaaatataaaatgttacagacttttttttttttttaagggataagTGGTAGAAAAATCTCAGTAATGAGTGTGACTCGTCTCTCATGCAGACATTTTGGAACGAGTTTACACATTCCTGGTTGAAAAAACCGTCTGGCcagaaaagattaaataaagaaatgtcaAGTCCTGACACTCCTTCTAAGGCCAGTGAACGCTTTGGTGGGGAGCCAAGGTTATCTTGTTGGATTCCTTCTAAACTTGGCAAGAGAGTCCTCCAAACTCTTGAGTGCCTTCTTCGCAGAGATGCTGAGTAACACGTCACCCCAGATTTGCTGGAGCCCGGGTCGGCACAGGTGCTTGTGTCTTCACTATTGCTCCCGACAGTTCTGACAGCCGTGCAAGCTGATCCGGCTCAAAGGAAGGATCGGAGGAAGAGCTTTGTCGAGTATTCCTGGgccagggaggaaaaaagggagCTCAGTTCAGTGACAGCGGAATGGGCAGAGCGTGAAGCTGGGGGTCCTGGAGGAGCGGCTGGGATGGAGGCGGGATGGCTGGGCGGATGATTCGATCTGACTTGGGTAATGAAAATTGTTTGTTACTGTTTGAACAGCAATTGTGTAAGCAACAGTGCTTCTGTGTTGGGCTGCCTGTGACCCACCAGTATCTGTAACCTAACACCCATCgcagaggaggagcagagccTGGCCCGGGCGGGAGGGGAGAggcgcaggggtggggagagcacacagggcccccttctccctcctccagcgTCCCACCCCCTCTCTAAACCTCGAAGGAGAATTGGCGAGAAGGCATTTGCCACCTGGACACAATGAGACCCAGTGCGAGGGGCAGGCGTGAGGCTGGCTGGGAGCCAGGGCCCCGGGCTGAATGGCCGTCGCCAAGGGGCTGCCAACGGCCCATCTCTATCCCCGAGGGGCCAGGCCAGGATCCAGGCGGGGGCCCTCAACCCCCACCCCGGAGGTCCAACTCACGCCATTCGCTGGCCGTGATCAGAATGCGCGGGACCCATGGGCTTTGAGCCGCTGAACAGAGCCGCTTCCCCTCCGCGGGCCGCCGGTTCATTTGGATTAGAGCACGCTCTCGGGAGTCCCTTTGTTGGCTGCTTGTTATTCCGCACGCACGGAGCACTGTGCATTCATCTTTATTAGTTCTAATTGCTTCCCTATTCTAATGGGATCTTGATATTCCCATACAATTGAAAGGAAAtgtattcattaaaataattcttCTCCTAACTGCCGCTTCAAGCTGCTCCTCTAAGTGACATTGTCTCTCTAGCCATAGCCTGCTGAGGCCTCTTATTAAGACTCTAGTCAAAAGCCAACTTTGGGCAGCAAACTTTCCTTGCAGGGGTTTCCAGACAACTGAAGAGAGGGCGCTTTTTAATCGGCTCACACACTGAAGTTGGAGGCCAGCTGGTGTAATTGGGGTGCTGCTCCgggcgggtggggggagaagggcttgcctccagctctgcctcccaTAACA from Neovison vison isolate M4711 chromosome 6, ASM_NN_V1, whole genome shotgun sequence encodes:
- the MAGEF1 gene encoding melanoma-associated antigen F1, which encodes MLQKPESGALPIPQAEGEKDGSRDGETQALTASQKEVPSPFLQESPNEDLGARREEGATASALTPKGARTLAAKALARRRAYRRLDRTVAELVQFLLVKDKKKSPITRSEMVKYVIGDLKDLFPEIIARAAEHLRYVFGFELKQFGRKHHTYILVNKLKPLEEEEEVEEEDLGGDGPRLGLLIMILGLIYMKGNSARETQVWEMLRRLGVRPSKYHFLFGYPKRLIMEDFVQQLYLNYRQVPHTNPPECEFSWGPRSNLEISKMKVLGFVAKLHKKEPQHWPVQYREALADEADRARAKARAEASMRARARARARATDRAGIYPW